From one Comamonas piscis genomic stretch:
- a CDS encoding DUF4815 domain-containing protein, which yields MTIYKTFDRADGFVSVDHHADRILQSRELNDSQAMQQDALRRIADGIFSDGDIREGARCAMSAATGIATMDAGSIYIAGRIHDVAAALVAVPVIGTQYVGIYLDTTKVTAVDDPRLYNPAVEGEGQNEPGADRTRMVARWGLAGSLTVPGDFFPVWTIEDGVVKPREALGTNSPIIGAIKDYDIASTGGGNYVVDGLAVLMKEDDPEGNQVYTVQAGEARVGGIAVFRPIDRTVIYPAVANTMLIQSEPHAASGEELQTIAFDRFPVLKPATVRVQRKKTQLVTRGPVAGGADPLNENSVVKINSVKLGGVTYVPNTDYKLTAGQVDWSPGGAEPATGNQYTVDFEYISIEPVLNQTPTTFQIANPVNGTVHYVDYEFAMRRFDRLVMDDQGVFSVIKGVPATWLPVKPDVPAGQLLLATIYQSWMQDTRQLLLDSWRMVPMQTIANYSNRMDDIELDLAELRLATDVNGRYSGLKKGYFADPMRDDSMRDQGMEQTAQIADGALQLYEDFGAHLLDDGKTAYAMGYDLAVGLRQSAYSRSMAINPSVAVGQLPASITLAPPIDRWEVPGVRKYPKRVQFLYAPIYFPGQTVAGSVQSEFDKNFDKSLIDTSDIYLREIDVGVTIAGFDPLEPVKAATFDGQDIALKDAQGQTPTANAQGVVQGSFKVPKGITVGTKRLRIEGDNGSYGEASYTGSATLKLSVSFLYRGDFIVAGVGNQTVNYVV from the coding sequence ATGACCATCTACAAAACCTTTGACCGAGCTGATGGCTTTGTCAGCGTGGATCACCATGCAGACCGCATCCTGCAGTCGCGGGAGTTGAACGACAGCCAGGCCATGCAGCAAGATGCGCTGCGCCGGATCGCTGACGGAATCTTCAGCGATGGCGACATTCGCGAGGGCGCCCGCTGCGCCATGAGTGCAGCCACGGGCATCGCCACCATGGACGCCGGCAGCATCTACATTGCCGGCCGCATCCACGACGTTGCCGCTGCCCTGGTGGCAGTGCCGGTTATCGGCACCCAGTATGTGGGCATCTACCTGGACACCACGAAGGTGACCGCAGTGGATGATCCGCGCCTGTACAACCCAGCTGTGGAGGGCGAGGGACAAAACGAGCCAGGCGCCGACCGCACCCGCATGGTGGCGCGCTGGGGGCTGGCCGGCAGCCTGACAGTGCCCGGGGACTTCTTCCCGGTGTGGACGATTGAAGATGGCGTGGTCAAGCCGCGCGAGGCGCTGGGCACCAATAGCCCAATCATCGGGGCCATTAAGGATTACGACATTGCCAGCACTGGCGGCGGCAACTACGTGGTAGACGGCCTGGCGGTTCTCATGAAAGAGGATGATCCAGAGGGCAACCAGGTCTACACCGTCCAAGCCGGAGAAGCGCGGGTGGGTGGCATTGCTGTGTTCCGGCCCATCGACCGAACCGTGATTTACCCGGCTGTGGCCAACACCATGCTGATTCAGAGCGAGCCCCATGCCGCCAGCGGTGAGGAGCTGCAGACCATCGCATTTGATCGCTTCCCGGTGTTGAAGCCTGCCACCGTCCGGGTGCAGCGCAAGAAAACCCAGCTGGTGACGCGCGGCCCGGTGGCGGGCGGAGCTGACCCACTGAACGAGAACAGCGTAGTAAAGATCAACAGCGTCAAGCTGGGTGGGGTCACCTATGTGCCCAACACCGATTACAAGCTGACTGCAGGGCAAGTGGACTGGAGCCCGGGCGGTGCCGAGCCAGCGACCGGCAACCAGTACACCGTCGATTTTGAGTACATCAGTATCGAGCCGGTGCTGAACCAAACCCCGACCACCTTCCAGATTGCCAACCCGGTCAACGGCACCGTGCATTACGTGGACTACGAATTTGCCATGCGCCGCTTTGACCGCCTGGTGATGGATGACCAGGGGGTGTTCAGCGTCATCAAGGGCGTGCCGGCCACCTGGCTGCCCGTGAAGCCCGATGTGCCTGCTGGCCAGCTGCTGCTGGCCACCATCTATCAAAGCTGGATGCAGGACACGCGCCAACTGCTGCTGGACAGCTGGCGAATGGTGCCCATGCAGACCATTGCCAACTATTCCAACCGCATGGACGATATCGAGTTGGATTTGGCCGAGCTGCGTTTGGCCACCGATGTGAACGGGCGCTACAGCGGTTTGAAGAAGGGCTATTTTGCTGATCCCATGCGCGACGACAGCATGCGCGACCAGGGGATGGAACAGACAGCGCAGATCGCCGATGGGGCGCTGCAGCTCTATGAGGACTTCGGAGCGCACCTGCTTGACGATGGCAAAACCGCCTATGCCATGGGGTACGACCTTGCGGTGGGCCTGCGCCAATCAGCCTACAGCCGGAGCATGGCCATCAACCCCAGCGTGGCCGTGGGCCAGCTGCCTGCATCCATCACGCTGGCACCGCCCATCGACAGATGGGAAGTGCCAGGGGTGCGCAAGTATCCCAAAAGGGTGCAGTTCCTCTACGCCCCTATTTACTTCCCGGGGCAAACCGTTGCCGGCAGCGTGCAATCGGAGTTCGACAAGAACTTCGACAAATCCCTGATCGATACCAGCGACATCTATCTGCGCGAGATCGATGTGGGCGTGACGATTGCCGGGTTTGATCCGCTGGAGCCTGTGAAGGCTGCCACCTTTGACGGCCAGGACATTGCGCTAAAAGATGCCCAGGGACAAACGCCAACGGCGAATGCGCAGGGCGTGGTGCAAGGCAGTTTCAAGGTGCCCAAGGGCATCACTGTCGGCACCAAGCGCCTGCGGATCGAGGGCGATAACGGGAGCTATGGAGAAGCCAGCTACACCGGATCGGCCACCTTGAAGCTGTCTGTCTCTTTCCTCTATCGCGGCGACTTTATCGTGGCCGGCGTGGGCAACCAAACGGTGAACTATGTCGTATAA
- a CDS encoding virulence-associated protein produces the protein MSYNVLTQAINPPATGQYAGANLFFAKKGEAVLISIGQADEKGLPKNEMATVRLEPAQINTAGATNVIWPTPVLLQAGLPYALSISAADTDTAPYVAQVGEVNQAGGYVTQPPAEIGALSHTNESGVVTKYLNRFLRFELLAVQYQQTAQTFVVGQHAVVNATNLTVNAGAIQPAPDARVTYQLKLLDDQGALKATHDVDVAQPIQLAAPHTGGVQVEATLRRAANGLAPVLEQGTVLVVGSLLADGTYITPAVQLAGGNAITVIFEASLPAGSSVQVACSTDDGAIWIDVPFDSSSAQTAGDVELTHKRTGLAGAALRLRLRLLGNTNARPKVRNLRAVIL, from the coding sequence ATGTCGTATAACGTCCTGACTCAAGCAATCAACCCGCCAGCCACCGGCCAATATGCGGGCGCAAACCTGTTCTTTGCGAAGAAGGGCGAGGCCGTGCTGATCAGCATCGGCCAGGCCGACGAAAAGGGCTTGCCAAAGAACGAGATGGCCACTGTGCGGCTGGAGCCGGCGCAGATCAACACTGCGGGCGCCACGAATGTCATCTGGCCCACGCCCGTGCTGCTGCAGGCTGGCTTGCCCTATGCACTCAGCATCAGCGCGGCCGATACCGACACCGCGCCCTATGTGGCGCAGGTGGGCGAAGTCAACCAGGCGGGCGGCTATGTCACGCAGCCACCGGCAGAAATTGGCGCGCTCAGTCACACCAACGAATCGGGGGTGGTGACCAAGTATCTCAACCGCTTCTTGCGCTTTGAGCTGCTGGCCGTGCAGTACCAGCAGACAGCGCAGACCTTTGTGGTGGGGCAGCATGCGGTGGTCAACGCCACAAACCTGACGGTGAACGCCGGCGCCATCCAACCCGCGCCAGATGCCCGGGTGACCTACCAGCTCAAGCTGCTGGACGATCAGGGCGCGCTCAAGGCCACCCACGATGTGGATGTGGCGCAGCCCATTCAGCTGGCGGCGCCCCACACCGGTGGCGTGCAGGTGGAGGCCACCTTGCGGCGTGCAGCCAACGGCCTGGCACCCGTGCTTGAGCAGGGCACTGTGCTGGTGGTGGGCAGCTTGCTGGCTGATGGCACCTACATCACGCCGGCTGTTCAGCTGGCCGGTGGCAATGCCATCACGGTGATCTTCGAGGCCAGCCTGCCCGCTGGTTCCTCTGTGCAGGTGGCCTGCAGCACCGACGACGGCGCTATCTGGATTGATGTGCCCTTTGACAGCAGCAGCGCGCAGACGGCGGGCGATGTGGAGCTGACCCACAAGCGGACGGGGCTGGCCGGTGCTGCGCTGCGCTTGCGGCTGCGGCTGCTGGGGAACACCAATGCACGGCCCAAGGTGCGCAACCTGCGCGCCGTCATTCTGTAA